A genome region from Alkalimarinus coralli includes the following:
- a CDS encoding efflux RND transporter periplasmic adaptor subunit, with product MKKRICNRSWIAPLVFACLTVTGCGDNSASSQPDKSAPLPSVVVTTVSSESINPSRRFIGRTEAVEDVQIKARVSGYLLSMNFAEGQDVKKGDLLFEIDPKPYQTEVSRLSAEVSRQQASLTNAKRNFRRGNELIEKGFISAMEMDDLISRRDQAKASLESSEAALETAKLNLSYTKIVAPISGRIGRKSLSIGDLVSPESGVLVTIVTVDPMYVTFDVSEKLLTSENQKNNPSSDKVKKLPIPSIELPNGDMYPHKGKFDFIDNRVDPATGTVKVRAVFPNEKGLLIPGQYVTAVVTASEAQNAILIPQAAVSEDQQGYFAMVVDDKNTVQVRRVEMGDRVEVSWVVDKGLSEGDKVIVEGLQKVKKGQQVNPVDQTVKAFDETNSK from the coding sequence ATGAAAAAAAGGATATGTAATCGTTCATGGATCGCACCTTTGGTATTCGCGTGCTTAACGGTTACCGGGTGTGGGGATAACTCAGCCAGCAGCCAGCCTGACAAGAGTGCACCGCTGCCATCCGTCGTGGTAACAACAGTGAGCAGTGAGTCAATAAACCCTTCCCGACGTTTCATCGGTCGAACAGAAGCGGTTGAAGATGTTCAAATTAAAGCGCGCGTAAGTGGATATTTACTTTCGATGAACTTTGCCGAAGGACAGGACGTTAAAAAAGGCGATCTGCTATTTGAGATTGACCCTAAACCCTATCAGACTGAGGTATCCCGTTTATCCGCAGAGGTCAGTCGACAGCAAGCCAGCCTAACCAATGCCAAGCGTAACTTCCGAAGGGGTAACGAACTCATAGAAAAAGGTTTTATTAGTGCCATGGAGATGGATGATCTCATTTCACGAAGAGATCAGGCCAAGGCGTCTCTGGAGTCGAGCGAGGCGGCATTGGAAACAGCTAAACTAAACCTGTCTTATACCAAAATTGTGGCACCTATATCCGGGCGCATTGGCCGAAAGTCTCTTAGTATTGGTGACTTGGTCAGCCCTGAATCTGGTGTCTTGGTTACCATTGTGACGGTCGACCCTATGTATGTCACATTTGATGTTTCAGAGAAATTACTTACATCAGAGAATCAAAAAAACAACCCATCTTCAGATAAGGTAAAGAAACTGCCAATCCCGAGTATAGAGCTCCCGAATGGTGATATGTATCCTCATAAAGGAAAGTTTGATTTTATTGATAATCGGGTTGACCCCGCAACAGGCACAGTAAAAGTCAGAGCCGTCTTTCCGAATGAAAAAGGGCTACTTATTCCGGGCCAATATGTAACGGCTGTGGTAACTGCCAGTGAAGCGCAGAATGCTATCCTTATTCCACAAGCCGCAGTTTCTGAAGATCAGCAAGGCTATTTTGCCATGGTGGTTGATGACAAAAATACTGTGCAAGTTCGCCGGGTTGAAATGGGAGATCGAGTTGAAGTCAGCTGGGTGGTGGATAAAGGGCTTTCTGAAGGCGATAAGGTGATTGTAGAAGGGCTTCAAAAAGTAAAGAAAGGGCAGCAGGTTAACCCTGTCGATCAGACTGTTAAAGCGTTTGACGAAACGAATAGTAAATAG
- a CDS encoding iron-containing alcohol dehydrogenase, whose amino-acid sequence MSQDFYEFFCPVKVIAGNAALEHIPFELRSLGASKSIIITDQGVRGAGLVDYVLTACEESELNVVDIYDDVPADSSKEVVTQIAKLYRKKKCDSIIAIGGGSVIDTCKGVNILVSEGGDDIGDYSGAGNLKKALKPFFVVPTTAGTGSEVTSVAVISDTQKGVKLPFASPFLLPNAAIIDPRMTLTLPAHITAMTAMDAMTHAIEAFTCTAKNPISDAYASAAVRKISDNLLKVIDNPNNKTARLELAQASTMAGIAFSNSMCGMVHSLGHSAGAACHLPHGLCMNLFLPYVLEFNLEEIRAPLGELLLSLGGADIYAATPANLRAEKSIELIKQIRDELYKCCKLPRTLKETGKVAKTDLSKIADMTINDGSIMFNPKEVNYDDARTVLDIAWA is encoded by the coding sequence ATGAGCCAGGATTTTTACGAATTTTTTTGCCCCGTAAAAGTGATTGCGGGTAATGCAGCACTCGAACATATCCCTTTTGAACTAAGATCACTCGGTGCTTCCAAGTCCATTATCATTACTGACCAAGGGGTTCGAGGCGCGGGATTAGTAGACTATGTATTAACCGCCTGTGAAGAGAGCGAGCTAAACGTTGTCGATATATACGATGATGTGCCGGCTGATTCATCTAAAGAGGTGGTCACTCAAATAGCCAAACTCTATAGAAAGAAAAAGTGCGACTCTATTATAGCCATTGGTGGGGGTTCTGTTATTGATACCTGCAAAGGCGTCAATATCTTGGTATCAGAAGGTGGTGATGACATTGGCGACTATTCTGGTGCGGGCAACCTTAAAAAAGCCCTTAAGCCCTTTTTTGTCGTCCCTACAACCGCGGGAACGGGCTCTGAAGTCACTTCCGTTGCGGTCATCTCTGACACTCAAAAGGGCGTAAAGCTTCCCTTCGCCTCTCCGTTTTTGTTGCCGAATGCAGCCATAATAGACCCAAGGATGACGCTCACGCTGCCAGCCCATATTACAGCCATGACTGCGATGGATGCGATGACTCACGCTATTGAAGCGTTTACCTGCACCGCGAAAAACCCAATCAGCGACGCTTATGCTTCTGCGGCAGTGCGTAAAATTAGTGATAACCTCTTAAAGGTTATCGATAACCCAAATAATAAAACAGCCCGGCTTGAGCTTGCCCAAGCCTCTACAATGGCAGGCATCGCCTTCTCAAATTCTATGTGCGGTATGGTTCACTCGCTTGGGCACAGCGCGGGTGCTGCGTGCCATCTTCCTCATGGTCTCTGCATGAACTTGTTCCTTCCCTACGTACTTGAGTTTAACCTTGAGGAGATTCGAGCACCGTTAGGTGAGTTGCTGCTTTCATTAGGCGGAGCCGATATCTATGCAGCCACACCGGCAAACCTGCGGGCTGAAAAGTCTATCGAACTTATTAAGCAGATACGGGATGAGCTGTATAAATGCTGCAAGCTACCCCGCACACTAAAAGAGACAGGCAAAGTTGCAAAAACTGACCTTTCAAAAATTGCCGATATGACCATCAACGATGGCTCCATCATGTTTAACCCTAAAGAGGTTAACTATGATGACGCACGAACCGTGCTTGATATCGCCTGGGCGTAA
- a CDS encoding tyrosine-type recombinase/integrase has translation MTPLRQKMIDLMLVKRFSPRTQQSYLYSVQSLAQYYHCSPDQLGQDEIQRYLIYLVKEKNLAANSCRLQLNGIRFFFHHVLKRPPYHLVLHYPRRPLQIPELLSRSEALRIVNAPQNLKHRTQLKLCYGCGLRVSEVVAVRIKDIDGERQLLRVEQGKGAKDRFVPLSPRLLEQLREYWRHYRPREHLFDSNHLGHATGVSTVQRVYTRSKKQAGVTKKGGIHALRHAFATQQLEAGLPIHLLQCWLGHKDIHTTMRYVHWVPHYQAGRSCFADLLDKGGYHAPD, from the coding sequence ATGACTCCATTACGTCAGAAAATGATTGACCTTATGCTGGTCAAGAGATTTTCTCCCCGCACTCAGCAAAGTTACCTATATAGTGTCCAGTCATTGGCACAATACTATCATTGCTCACCGGATCAACTGGGGCAGGATGAGATTCAGCGTTATCTGATTTACTTGGTGAAAGAGAAGAATCTGGCGGCAAACAGCTGTCGTTTGCAACTGAACGGCATCCGTTTTTTCTTTCACCATGTGTTAAAACGACCCCCTTATCATTTGGTTCTGCATTATCCTCGTCGCCCGCTACAGATACCGGAACTATTAAGTCGTAGTGAAGCGTTGCGTATTGTGAATGCTCCGCAGAACCTCAAACACCGAACTCAGTTGAAGTTGTGTTATGGCTGTGGTTTACGGGTCAGTGAAGTGGTGGCCGTACGGATTAAGGATATCGATGGCGAGCGTCAGTTGCTCCGGGTCGAGCAAGGGAAAGGCGCTAAAGATCGGTTTGTTCCGCTGTCGCCAAGGCTATTGGAACAGTTGCGAGAATATTGGAGACACTACCGTCCCCGAGAGCACCTGTTTGATTCAAACCATCTTGGTCATGCCACTGGAGTTTCAACTGTCCAAAGAGTCTACACCCGCAGTAAAAAGCAGGCGGGAGTCACGAAAAAAGGCGGTATTCATGCACTACGCCATGCCTTTGCTACCCAGCAACTGGAAGCGGGATTGCCGATTCACTTGCTCCAGTGTTGGTTAGGGCACAAGGATATCCATACCACGATGCGCTATGTTCACTGGGTGCCGCACTATCAAGCTGGTCGGAGCTGTTTTGCCGACTTATTGGACAAGGGAGGCTATCATGCTCCCGATTAA
- a CDS encoding YnbE family lipoprotein produces MVKHTLFLASSVFLLTACTPKVEVAAPEKPITINLNVKIEHEIKIKVEKELDNLFDEKSDIF; encoded by the coding sequence ATGGTAAAGCATACGTTATTCCTGGCATCATCCGTTTTTCTGTTAACGGCATGCACGCCGAAGGTAGAAGTAGCGGCACCCGAAAAGCCAATCACAATAAACCTTAACGTAAAAATTGAGCATGAAATAAAGATTAAAGTTGAGAAAGAGCTGGATAATCTATTCGATGAGAAAAGCGATATATTCTAA
- a CDS encoding enoyl-CoA hydratase-related protein, with translation MQRPALVDSTLDISSNIATLTFNRNDVRNALTGTRLIDDIVATVDWVNHTPNVSVLIFTGQGAAFSAGGNIKDMQSRSHDFSGDVQTLERTYREGIQRIPLALDTLEVPSIALVNGPAIGAGLDLTCMCDIRLASDKAKFGETFINLGIIPGDGGAWYLQKLIGYQKAAELTFTGRIIDAKEALDIGLVLEVLSASELLSRGQAFAQQIASKPPHAVRYTKRLMKKAQRMQLRDFLDVCAGFQGISHNTADHQEAVNAFIEKRAPHFAGK, from the coding sequence ATGCAACGACCTGCTTTGGTTGATTCAACCCTGGACATCAGTTCAAATATCGCCACTCTGACGTTTAACCGAAACGACGTGCGAAACGCACTAACTGGCACACGGCTGATCGACGATATCGTTGCTACGGTAGACTGGGTCAACCACACACCGAATGTATCTGTGTTGATTTTCACCGGCCAGGGGGCTGCTTTTTCTGCCGGGGGCAATATTAAGGATATGCAAAGCCGGAGTCACGACTTCAGTGGTGATGTACAAACCTTAGAGCGAACGTATCGTGAAGGCATTCAGAGAATCCCATTAGCACTGGACACGCTTGAGGTTCCCTCTATCGCACTGGTTAATGGGCCAGCCATAGGCGCAGGCCTTGATCTTACATGCATGTGTGACATCAGACTTGCATCAGACAAGGCCAAATTTGGCGAAACATTTATTAACCTCGGCATCATTCCCGGAGATGGAGGAGCCTGGTATCTACAAAAATTAATCGGCTACCAAAAAGCGGCGGAGCTGACATTTACCGGACGAATTATCGATGCAAAAGAGGCATTAGACATTGGCCTGGTATTGGAGGTTCTATCCGCAAGCGAGTTGCTGAGCCGAGGGCAGGCATTTGCTCAGCAAATTGCTTCTAAACCGCCTCATGCAGTGAGATACACCAAGCGCCTCATGAAAAAGGCACAGCGAATGCAGTTGCGAGATTTTTTAGATGTGTGCGCGGGTTTTCAGGGAATTAGTCACAATACCGCTGATCACCAGGAAGCGGTTAACGCATTTATCGAGAAGCGCGCTCCGCACTTTGCAGGAAAATAG
- a CDS encoding YdbL family protein, which produces MKNRLLIAILSLIISLPAFALDLGDAKSQGLVGEKINGYIGLIKESDEVKALIDEVNAKRKAAYAKVAAKNNLPIKDVELLAGKKLIEKAQSGEIVETQTGKWVKK; this is translated from the coding sequence ATGAAGAACCGTTTACTAATAGCAATATTAAGCCTAATCATCAGTTTGCCTGCTTTCGCCCTGGATTTGGGTGACGCAAAATCTCAGGGGCTGGTTGGTGAAAAAATAAATGGCTATATCGGGCTTATTAAAGAGTCAGATGAAGTTAAGGCCCTCATTGATGAAGTGAATGCCAAACGAAAAGCGGCCTATGCAAAAGTGGCTGCAAAAAATAACCTGCCAATCAAAGATGTCGAGCTATTGGCTGGTAAAAAGCTCATTGAAAAAGCTCAGTCAGGCGAAATTGTTGAAACTCAAACTGGCAAATGGGTGAAAAAATAG
- a CDS encoding YdbH domain-containing protein — MKRWAIAAPLLLIIALLTALLTSWYTLPYWLPQALNAIVAPYHYQLERWAYSRPSLSGWNIQHVDLYKIPKTKQSHKATHENPVLVAKINNVSMGYSLESIIRREVEQVEIDSIEWFHPSYHQSSKSTPATLSTTQVHHFFKNFEHLKGAPSLSIKSIKIIETSDEHPNITTDRDSLLLNQASLTMTASKNAVDISLVSKIKTLDLNLTATFGDEHVISAAIKDQHEVTSSATIKLHSTEEKLDSSGRFAVDLSHIRHLPIVADLAFIKQFQKEGSSLKGVWSGNWQGNFNSVIELPRLTLTSEQGLEVELSLNHNRVTTRQSLLVELANQQLKTTFSPSQAYLEGSPLIKKKLTEWLKPPDDRTFEPSMVLTISQPVVASTPIAAASNMKIASSILSPVSFSFSNGHKKQTQLSGTGRLSLKQLKPLKAALDVTGSVGSFYRPWPKHSDISLSAEVSNKNDAWVVSLLQPMRLSWADWAIKDTTSEERTQVGLPHGHLLLSISDAMTLDTPIHASGKLTLNTEPFVAATQLPAMELTSPWSITDGVIELSNWHIQWEKMVATGQMTITPSDQTGTLKWQAHLPNAYEWLTQYSPNIPDPLTLKGGTFDTEGQLALLGDGKFSAAIHSNAYNWSGAWNEMFFEGLSVLSDTDITEDMTVTGTNAVATIDYFDPGFPIEEIKSHFTWAIGDFDLALLQLNITDLSATLLSGTVSSSAPFVIQPSNIDTSVNMNVRGVSLKDLLALEKETVTGEGTIDGSIPLEFHNSDVVVNNGYLSARPPGGWIKFKQSDAFKSMARNNENLLLAFSTLEDFHYQKLESNVDYQTNGDLLLGVSLAGKNPNFRQGQAFDFNINIENNLKALFKSLQLSEDINKRISERYQ; from the coding sequence ATGAAACGATGGGCCATTGCCGCGCCACTCCTGCTAATAATAGCTTTATTAACAGCGCTACTAACAAGCTGGTATACGCTGCCTTACTGGCTGCCTCAGGCACTGAACGCAATCGTTGCGCCCTATCACTATCAGCTAGAGCGCTGGGCATATAGTCGCCCTTCTCTTTCCGGGTGGAATATTCAGCACGTTGATCTGTATAAAATCCCCAAGACCAAGCAAAGCCATAAGGCAACTCACGAAAATCCTGTGCTAGTTGCCAAGATAAACAATGTATCAATGGGTTACTCTCTTGAAAGCATTATTCGCAGAGAAGTTGAGCAGGTTGAGATCGATAGCATTGAGTGGTTTCACCCAAGCTATCACCAGTCGTCAAAGAGTACTCCAGCCACGCTAAGCACAACGCAAGTACATCATTTTTTTAAAAACTTCGAGCACCTTAAGGGCGCACCTTCGCTATCGATAAAAAGCATCAAAATAATCGAAACATCGGATGAGCATCCAAACATAACCACAGATCGCGATTCACTACTGCTGAACCAGGCCTCATTAACAATGACTGCAAGTAAAAACGCGGTAGATATATCGTTGGTGAGTAAAATAAAAACGCTAGACCTGAACCTAACGGCAACCTTTGGGGACGAGCACGTAATATCGGCAGCAATCAAAGATCAGCATGAGGTAACTTCCAGCGCCACGATTAAACTGCATTCAACTGAAGAAAAGTTAGATAGCTCAGGCCGTTTTGCTGTTGATTTGTCTCATATTCGCCACCTCCCCATTGTCGCAGACTTAGCATTTATTAAACAATTTCAGAAGGAAGGTAGTTCACTGAAGGGAGTATGGTCTGGTAACTGGCAAGGTAATTTTAACAGCGTCATCGAGTTACCGAGATTAACGCTAACCTCAGAACAAGGTCTGGAGGTTGAACTGAGCCTTAATCACAATAGAGTTACCACACGTCAGTCATTGCTCGTTGAGTTAGCTAATCAACAATTGAAAACGACCTTTTCACCCTCTCAGGCTTATTTGGAAGGCTCCCCCTTAATCAAAAAGAAGCTCACAGAATGGCTTAAGCCGCCTGACGACAGAACCTTTGAGCCATCTATGGTGCTCACTATTAGTCAACCCGTTGTTGCATCAACGCCTATTGCGGCGGCATCGAATATGAAGATAGCGTCTTCAATCCTGTCCCCTGTGAGCTTTTCCTTTAGTAACGGCCATAAAAAACAAACTCAACTCAGTGGCACCGGCAGATTATCTCTTAAACAGCTAAAGCCGCTCAAAGCAGCACTGGATGTAACGGGTTCCGTAGGGTCGTTTTACCGGCCATGGCCCAAACATTCGGACATTAGCTTATCAGCAGAGGTATCAAATAAAAATGACGCCTGGGTAGTCTCACTTCTTCAACCAATGAGATTAAGCTGGGCAGACTGGGCCATAAAAGACACCACCAGCGAAGAGCGAACGCAGGTCGGCCTCCCCCACGGCCATCTATTGTTGAGTATCAGCGATGCAATGACGTTAGACACACCTATACATGCAAGTGGTAAGTTAACGCTAAATACCGAGCCGTTTGTTGCAGCAACACAACTACCTGCTATGGAGCTTACCAGCCCATGGAGTATTACTGATGGTGTTATAGAACTCTCTAATTGGCATATCCAGTGGGAAAAAATGGTCGCAACAGGACAAATGACGATAACCCCCAGCGACCAAACCGGCACTCTGAAATGGCAGGCGCACCTGCCCAACGCATATGAATGGCTTACGCAATACAGCCCAAATATCCCGGATCCGCTAACACTTAAAGGGGGTACCTTTGATACCGAAGGCCAATTGGCATTACTAGGGGATGGTAAATTTAGCGCCGCAATACACAGCAATGCCTATAACTGGTCTGGAGCGTGGAATGAAATGTTTTTCGAAGGATTGTCTGTATTAAGCGACACTGACATTACCGAGGACATGACAGTGACAGGAACGAACGCTGTCGCAACCATCGATTACTTTGACCCAGGTTTCCCTATTGAAGAAATAAAAAGTCACTTTACCTGGGCTATTGGTGACTTCGACCTTGCACTGCTACAACTCAACATTACAGACCTTTCTGCAACCCTGCTGTCTGGCACCGTTTCTAGCTCGGCCCCATTTGTTATTCAGCCCTCTAACATCGATACGTCTGTCAATATGAACGTCAGAGGCGTCTCGCTTAAAGACCTTCTGGCGCTGGAAAAAGAAACGGTCACAGGAGAAGGCACGATAGACGGCTCTATTCCATTGGAGTTTCATAACAGTGACGTTGTTGTAAACAATGGTTATCTCAGTGCTCGCCCACCTGGCGGCTGGATTAAATTTAAGCAGTCTGACGCATTCAAAAGCATGGCACGGAACAATGAGAACCTGCTTCTAGCGTTTTCAACACTGGAGGACTTTCACTATCAAAAGCTTGAGAGCAACGTCGATTATCAGACGAATGGAGACTTACTATTAGGCGTTTCGTTAGCTGGAAAGAACCCCAACTTCAGACAGGGACAAGCGTTCGACTTTAATATTAATATAGAAAATAACCTAAAAGCACTGTTTAAAAGTCTTCAGTTGAGCGAAGATATCAATAAACGAATAAGTGAAAGATACCAATAA
- a CDS encoding efflux RND transporter permease subunit — MFSLFFIDRPKFAFVISIVITLAGLLSIPLLPIAEFPDVTPPVVNVSTSYPGADAETVRDTIATPIEAELNGVEGALYMSSNSANDGSYSLNITFEVGSDPDMAQVRVQNLVQQAIPKLPEETTKQGVNVNKQSTSMTMIVNLYSPDDTHDALFLSNYSSLSITDALARINGVSEVTIMGALDYGMRIWLNPDRLASLNLTVQDVLNSVKEQNIQVAAGQVGAPPAPSYQQFQYTLRTTGRLTSVEDFENIILIAREDGSSVKLKDVARLELGSQSYASFGKLDNKPSTVIAIYQLPEANALDISEAVNAEMEKLKEDFPDGIEYGILYDTTKFVDESIKEVAITLFQALLLVVLVVYIFLQDVRSTLIPAIAIPVSLIGTFAVLLLTGMSINTVTLFALILAIGVVVDDAIVVIENVQRHMGEGLSPKDATRQAMKEVFGPVIATTLVLLAVFVPVALMPGITGQMYAQFAVTISIAVLISSVNALTLSPALCATLLRPPAAKGEKKSGWFFTKFEKVFSKLTGGYVSWVRVLVRRLVLVSLLLGLIIGSTGFLLKTLPTGFIPPEDKGAFMIDIALPDGASLQRTEAVLEQVTNIINEEAGVANAMTVSGYSILKGAASSNAGLAIVILDPWDERPGSELHMFSILQRIQGKLFALPDANIFAFPLPAIPGIGATGGFEFVLEDTLGRSPSELAGVMRSLILKANEAPEIDKAFSSFRADVPQIFIDVDRVKARNLGIPLNDVFLTMQTLLGSLYINDFNKFGKVYRVMMMADAEYRSDVRDIDRFYVRSQNNEMVPLGTLIETKPILGPEVVTRYNLFASANINGSAAPGYSSGQAIEAMERIAAEELPSGYAFEWTGMTYQELAAGNLAPLLFSLAIIFVYLFLVAQYESWSIPLSVMFAVPIAVLGALLAVGVVGMAVNLYTQIGLVLLIGLSTKSAILIVEFAKNLREEEGLSVWESAIKAAELRFRAVLMTGLSFVLGVIPLVLSTGAGAVSRLSLGFAVLGGMLLSVIVATLLVPAFYVILQRTRERFKQKEQAEQA; from the coding sequence ATGTTTAGTCTATTTTTTATTGATCGCCCAAAATTTGCATTTGTCATATCAATTGTTATCACGTTGGCGGGGCTGCTTTCGATTCCGTTGTTGCCTATCGCGGAATTCCCTGACGTAACCCCCCCTGTTGTTAATGTATCTACTAGTTATCCTGGCGCTGACGCCGAAACCGTTCGCGATACCATTGCAACACCTATTGAGGCAGAACTTAATGGTGTTGAGGGGGCTCTTTATATGTCCTCCAACAGCGCGAATGATGGCAGTTATTCACTTAATATTACTTTTGAAGTGGGTTCTGACCCGGACATGGCACAGGTCAGGGTGCAAAATCTGGTTCAGCAGGCGATCCCAAAGCTGCCTGAAGAAACGACAAAGCAAGGTGTGAATGTTAATAAGCAATCAACCTCCATGACCATGATTGTTAATTTATACTCGCCAGACGACACTCATGATGCGCTTTTCCTTTCAAACTACTCCAGCCTGAGCATTACTGACGCGTTAGCCCGTATTAATGGCGTGAGTGAAGTGACCATAATGGGGGCACTGGATTACGGCATGCGAATATGGCTCAACCCTGACAGGTTGGCGAGTCTGAATTTGACTGTACAGGATGTATTGAATTCGGTAAAAGAACAGAACATTCAAGTGGCCGCGGGTCAGGTTGGTGCGCCGCCAGCACCCAGTTATCAGCAGTTCCAATATACGCTTAGAACGACAGGCCGACTAACCAGTGTTGAAGATTTTGAAAATATTATATTGATTGCACGAGAGGACGGTTCGTCTGTCAAACTTAAGGATGTTGCCCGACTGGAGCTTGGCTCTCAGAGCTACGCTTCTTTCGGTAAACTGGATAACAAGCCGAGTACGGTGATTGCTATTTATCAGTTACCGGAGGCCAATGCACTGGATATCTCTGAAGCCGTGAACGCCGAAATGGAGAAGCTTAAGGAAGATTTCCCGGATGGCATAGAATATGGAATTCTGTATGACACGACCAAGTTTGTTGATGAGTCTATAAAAGAAGTAGCAATTACGCTGTTTCAAGCGCTGTTATTAGTTGTGTTGGTGGTTTACATCTTCTTGCAGGATGTGAGATCTACCCTTATCCCCGCTATTGCGATACCTGTATCACTCATAGGTACGTTTGCTGTTCTGTTACTGACCGGAATGAGCATCAACACCGTCACCTTATTTGCACTGATTCTTGCGATTGGTGTCGTGGTTGATGATGCGATAGTAGTGATTGAAAATGTCCAACGGCATATGGGAGAGGGGTTGTCTCCTAAAGATGCCACTCGGCAAGCAATGAAAGAGGTGTTCGGGCCTGTCATTGCAACGACGTTGGTGCTGCTTGCTGTTTTTGTCCCTGTTGCACTGATGCCTGGTATTACCGGTCAGATGTATGCCCAGTTTGCGGTAACAATATCGATTGCTGTGTTGATCTCATCGGTTAATGCGCTGACGCTGAGTCCTGCATTATGTGCAACGCTTCTGCGCCCCCCAGCGGCTAAAGGCGAAAAGAAATCCGGCTGGTTCTTTACCAAGTTTGAGAAGGTGTTTAGTAAACTCACTGGGGGGTACGTAAGTTGGGTTCGTGTCCTGGTTCGCCGGTTGGTACTAGTGTCGCTGCTATTGGGGTTGATAATAGGTAGCACAGGCTTCTTGCTTAAAACGTTGCCCACAGGGTTTATTCCACCGGAAGACAAGGGCGCATTTATGATTGATATTGCGTTACCGGACGGCGCTTCACTTCAAAGAACAGAAGCGGTGCTGGAGCAGGTTACCAATATAATTAATGAAGAAGCCGGTGTTGCTAACGCGATGACGGTAAGTGGTTACAGTATATTGAAAGGTGCTGCTTCTTCAAACGCAGGTTTGGCGATTGTGATATTAGACCCCTGGGATGAGAGACCGGGTTCAGAGCTCCATATGTTTAGTATTTTGCAACGAATCCAGGGAAAGCTATTTGCACTTCCTGATGCCAATATATTTGCGTTTCCTTTGCCTGCCATTCCAGGTATAGGTGCGACTGGTGGCTTTGAGTTTGTTCTGGAAGACACGTTGGGGCGGTCCCCATCGGAGTTGGCGGGTGTCATGCGCTCGCTTATTTTAAAGGCCAATGAAGCCCCGGAAATAGATAAAGCATTTAGCTCTTTTAGAGCCGATGTGCCACAAATATTTATTGATGTTGACCGTGTTAAGGCTCGAAACCTTGGTATTCCTTTGAATGATGTATTTCTCACCATGCAAACGCTGTTAGGTTCGCTTTACATCAATGACTTTAATAAATTCGGCAAGGTATATCGTGTAATGATGATGGCTGATGCTGAATACCGCAGTGATGTTAGAGATATTGACCGGTTCTACGTGCGAAGCCAAAATAATGAGATGGTTCCACTGGGCACGTTGATTGAAACCAAGCCTATATTAGGGCCTGAGGTGGTCACTCGATACAACTTGTTTGCATCGGCAAATATTAATGGTAGCGCTGCACCCGGATATAGCTCAGGTCAGGCGATTGAAGCGATGGAACGAATTGCAGCCGAGGAACTGCCTTCAGGGTACGCATTTGAATGGACTGGCATGACCTACCAGGAGCTGGCGGCTGGTAACCTTGCACCGCTGCTATTCTCGTTAGCGATTATATTCGTTTACTTGTTCCTGGTTGCTCAGTATGAGAGCTGGTCTATTCCGCTGAGTGTTATGTTTGCAGTGCCTATAGCGGTGCTTGGTGCGTTACTGGCGGTAGGTGTCGTTGGTATGGCTGTGAACTTATATACTCAAATCGGGCTGGTATTGCTCATAGGCTTATCCACCAAGAGCGCAATTCTGATTGTGGAGTTTGCTAAGAACTTACGGGAAGAAGAAGGGCTGTCAGTATGGGAGTCGGCCATAAAAGCAGCGGAGTTAAGGTTTAGAGCTGTTCTGATGACTGGTTTGTCGTTTGTACTGGGCGTTATTCCGCTGGTGCTTTCAACAGGGGCTGGTGCCGTGAGCCGGTTGTCTCTTGGTTTTGCTGTTCTAGGGGGGATGTTGTTGTCGGTCATCGTTGCTACCCTTCTTGTTCCTGCGTTTTATGTTATTTTGCAAAGAACCCGCGAGCGGTTTAAGCAAAAGGAGCAGGCTGAGCAGGCATAA